From Xylocopa sonorina isolate GNS202 unplaced genomic scaffold, iyXylSono1_principal scaffold0063, whole genome shotgun sequence, a single genomic window includes:
- the LOC143432242 gene encoding ATP-dependent DNA helicase Pif1-like, which yields MAHKKSLKRTLKDLRGNKQLFGGAFILLANDFRQTLPVIPRSVPADELNACLKSSVLWRYVEKISLKTNMRVQLQQDESSEPFTKQLLDIGNGKMEIDQSTHCITLPENFCHIVKSTDELIAKAFSNLSQNYKNNQRVSERAILAAKNIDVNLINCTIQIKIPDEETTYKCIDTVVNHDESVNYPTEFFNSLDLQGMPPHILSLEIGPPIILLRNINPSQLCNGTRLSVKKLINNIIEATILKGKHQGEHVLLPRNPIIPTNTSFEFKRLQFPVRLAFAMTINKAQEQSLQVCGLNLVNPCFSYGQLYVGCSRVGKPSNLFILAPDRKTNNVVYLQALLR from the coding sequence ATGGCACACAAGAAATCATTGAAACGCACATTAAAAGATTTGAGAGGAAATAAGCAGCTCTTTGGTGGTGCATTCATTTTGCTAGCTAATGATTTTCGACAAACTTTACCAGTTATACCACGTTCAGTACCTGCAGATGAATTGAATGCATGTCTCAAATCATCAGTTTTATGGCGGTATGTGGAGAAAATATCTTTAAAGACCAATATGCGTGTTCAATTACAACAAGATGAATCTTCTGAACCATTTACAAAACAATTATTAGATATTGGGAatggtaaaatggaaatagatcaATCCACACACTGTATTACATTACCAGAAAACTTTTGTCACATTGTAAAATCCACTGATGAATTGATTGCCAAAGCTTTTTCAAATTTATCGCAGAATTATAAAAATAACCAACGGGTTAGTGAGCGTGCTATATTGGCAGCTAAAAACATTGATGTGAATTTAATAAACTGCACAATTCAAATTAAAATACCTGATGAAGAAACAACATATAAATGCATAGATACTGTTGTCAATCACGATGAATCAGTTAATTATCCAAcagaattttttaattcattGGATCTACAAGGAATGCCACCACATATTTTATCTTTGGAAATTGGTCCCCCAATCATCCTTCTACGAAATATAAATCCATCGCAACTATGCAATGGGACTAGGCTATcagtaaaaaaattaataaataacataattgaGGCAACCATTTTAAAGGGAAAACATCAAGGGGAACATGTGCTACTACCACGCAATCCAATAATACCAACGAATACTTCATTTGAATTCAAACGTCTACAGTTTCCGGTACGACTAGCCTTTGCAATGACCATTAACAAAGCACAGGAACAATCATTGCAAGTATGTGGATTAAATTTGGTAAATCCATGCTTCTCATATGGACAGCTGTACGTTGGGTGTTCTCGAGTTGGAAAACCttcaaatttatttattcttgCACCAgataggaaaacaaataatgttGTATATTTACAAGCACTACTAAGATAA